GACGAAGCCCTGGAGCTTCTTCACCTCGGCGGATACTCCCTGCCACATGCTGTTGCGATGATGATCCCTCAAGCATGGGAGCACAACAAGACACTCAGCCCAGAGCTGCGCGCTTTCTATGAGTACCACTCGTGCCTCATGGAGCCATGGGATGGTCCTGCTGCGCTGGCCTTTACTGATGGACGCTTTGTGGGTGCTGTGTTGGACCGCAATGGTCTGCGCCCAGGACGTATTACCATTACTGATTCTGGTCTCGTTGTTATGGCTTCTGAATCGGGAGTGCTGGACCTGGAGGAAGAAAGCGTCGTAAAGCGTACTCGTGTCCAGCCTGGTCGCATGTTCCTTGTCGACACGGCTGAGGGCCGCATTGTTGAAGACGAAGAAATCAAGCAGAAATTGAGCGAAGCGAAGCCATATGGTGAGTGGATCCGCGACAATTTTGTGCACCTTGATCGTCTGCCACAGACCCGTTACAGCTACATGCCTCACTCCCGTGCAGTGCTGCGCCAGCGCGTGTTCGGAATTACTGAGGAAGACGTTGATTTGCTGCTCCTGCCAATGGCACGTCAGGGTGCTGAGGCAATCGGCTCCATGGGTTCCGACACCCCAATTGCCGCGATTTCGCAGCGTCCGCGCATGCTGTATGACTTCTTCGCGCAGCGCTTTGCGCAGGTCACCAACCCACCGCTGGACTCCATCCGCGAAAAGCCCGTGACCAGCATGTACACCCTGCTGGGTGCGCAGTCTGACGTGCTCAACCCAGGGCCTGAAGCTTCTCGACGCATCCGCCTGGAGTCCCCAATCATCGACAACCATGAGCTGGCTACGCTGATCAACGCCAATGCTCACGGTGAGTGGGAATCCTTCGGAGCTGCCGTTATTTCTGGTCTCTACCCTGTGGCTCACCACGGTGCCGGCATGCGTGCCGCCATCGCCCGCGTGCGCCGCGAGGTTTCTGAGGCAATCCGCAACGGCAAGACCCTCATTGTTTTGTCTGACCGCGAATCCGATGAGCGCATGGCTCCTATCCCAGCGCTGCTTCTAACTTCTGCCGTTCACCAGTACCTGGTGCAGCAGCGCACCCGCACCCAGTGCTCCCTGGTTATTGAATCCGGTGACGCCCGCGAAGTGCACCACCTGTCCATGCTGATCAGCTTCGGTGCAGATGCCATCAACCCATACATGGCGTTTGAAACCATCGATGAGCTGCGCATGAAGGGCCAGCTCGGTGACCTCACCTTGGATGAGGCATCCCGCAACTACGTTAAGGCTGCCACCACCGGTGTGCTCAAGGTGATGTCCAAGATGGGTATCGCTACCGTGTCCTCCTACCGTGGCGCTCAGCTTGCCGATATCACCGGCTTGCACCAGGAACTGCTTGATCACTACTTCGGCGGAATTTCTTCCCCCATCTCCGGCATTGGCCTGGATGAAATCGCCGGCGATGTGGAAGCACGCCACCGCAGCGCATTCCTGCCTCGACCTGAAGAAAACGCACACCGCGAACTGGATCTGGGTGGTGAATACAAGTGGCGTCGCGAAGGCGAATACCACCTGTTCAACCCAGAGACCATCTTCAAGCTGCAGCACGCAACGCGTTCCGGCAGCTACGAGATCTTCAAGGATTACACCCGCAAGGTGGACGATCAATCCACCCGCCTAGGTACCATCCGTGGACTTTTTGAGTTCAGTGCCGACCGCACTCCGATCCCTGTGTCGGAAGTTGAGCCAGTCAGTGAGATCGTTAAGCGATTCTCCACCGGTGCAATGTCCTACGGTTCAATCTCTGCAGAAGCACACGAAGTGTTGGCTATCGCCATGAACCGCCTGGGTGGCATGTCCAACTCTGGTGAAGGTGGAGAAGACGCTCGCCGCTTTGACGTGGAGCCAAACGGTGACTGGCGTCGTTCCGCCATCAAGCAGGTAGCGTCCGGTCGCTTCGGTGTGACCAGCCACTACCTCAACAACTGCACCGATATTCAGATCAAGATGGCTCAGGGTGCCAAGCCTGGTGAAGGCGGACAGCTGCCACCAAACAAGGTTTACCCATGGGTTGCAGAAGTCCGTATCACCACCCCAGGTGTGGGACTGATTTCTCCACCACCACACCACGACATCTACTCCATTGAAGATCTAGCTCAGCTGATCCACGACCTGAAGAATGCAAACCCACGCGCCCGTATCCACGTGAAGCTGGTTGCAGAGCAGGGCGTTGGAACCGTTGCCGCTGGTGTGTCCAAGGCACACGCTGATGTGGTGCTCATTTCCGGCCACGATGGCGGAACCGGTGCATCCCCATTGACCTCCCTCAAGCATGCGGGTGGACCATGGGAACTTGGTCTGGCCGAAACCCAGCAGACCCTGCTGCTCAATGGCCTGCGTGATCGCATCCGCGTGCAGTGCGATGGTCAGCTCAAGACCGGCCGAGACGTCATCATCGCAGCGCTGCTCGGTGCTGAGGAATTCGGCTTCGCCACCGCTCCTCTCGTGGTGGAAGGCTGCATCATGATGCGTGTTTGCCACCTGGATACCTGCCCAGTAGGCATTGCAACGCAGAACCCAGATCTGCGTGCTAAATTCACCGGCAAGGCAGAACACGTGGTCAACTTCTTCACCTTCATTGCCGAAGAAGTTCGTGAATACCTGGCTCAGCTTGGTTTCCGCTCCATCGATGAAGCTGTCGGCCAGGCACAGGTTTTGCGTAAGCGTTCCGGAATCCCAGCTGATTCCCGCGCAGCTCACCTGGATCTCACCCCGATCTTCCACCGTCCAGAAACTCCACACTTCCCAACTCAGGATGTGCGTTGCACCAAGACCCAGGAACACAGCCTGGAGAAGGCACTGGACAACGCGTTCATTGACAAGGCATCGGACACGATCACTCGCGCAGCTGCGGGAGTGGACACCAGCATTGTCATCAACAGTGAGATCAGCAACGTCAACCGCTCGGTCGGCACCATGCTGGGATCGGCAGTCAGCCGCGTCGCAGGTGCAAACGGATTGCCAGATGGCACCATCACCTTGAACCTTGATGGCTGTGCCGGAAACTCCTTCGGCGCATTCATTCCACGAGGTATTTCCATCAACCTTACCGGTGATGCGAATGACTTTGTGGGCAAGGGACTTTCCGGTGGACGCATTGTCATCCGACCTTCGTCCAAGACGCCAAAGCAGCTGAAGAACAACCCGAACATCATCGCCGGCAACGTTCTTGGCTACGGCGCGACTAGCGGTGAACTGTTCATTCGTGGCCAGGTCGGCGAGCGCTTCTGCGTCCGCAACTCTGGCGCCACTGCAGTGGTAGAAGGAATCGGCAATCACGGTTGTGAATACATGACCGGTGGACGAGTAATCGTGCTCGGCCCAGTCGGCGAAAACTTCGGCGCCGGTATGTCTGGTGGCATTGCCTACATTGCCAACTCCGATGATATCGAGCAGAAAATCAACGGTGAACTGGTGGATGTTGTTCCACTCACCGACGACGATCTGACCTGGGTTGATGAGCAAATTGCTCGCCACCGCGAACTCACCGGATCCGACTCCAAGCTGAGGGCACAAGATTTGGTGAAAATCATGCCACGCGATTACCAAAAAGTACTCACCATCATTGAAACCGCACAAGCCGAGGGCCAGGACCCCGCAATCAAGATCATGGAGGCAGTGAGCTAATGGCCGATCCACAAGGATTCCTCAAATACACCCGACGCGAGCCAGCACACCGTCCCGTGCCACTGCGTCTCATGGACTACTCGGAAGTCTACGAAAAGGCGCCAGCTGGTCAGATCGAAGAACAAGCAGCTAGGTGCATGGACTGTGGCGTTCCGTTCTGCCACGAAGGCTGCCCTTTGGGCAACATCATCCCAGAGTGGAACGATCTCGTGCGCCAAGGCCGTTGGAAGGAAGCCTACGATCGCCTTCACGCGACCAACAACTTCCCTGAATTCACCGGTCGTCTGTGCCCCGCACCATGCGAAGGCGCCTGCGTGCTCGGCATCAACGATGATTCCGTCACCATCAAAAATGTTGAGCTGGAAATCGTCGAAAAGGCTTTCCAAGAAGGCTGGGTTCAGCCTGTCGTCGCATCCATGTCCACCGGCCTGTCCGTAGCCGTCGTCGGCTCCGGCCCCGCAGGTCTAGCCGCCGCACAGCAGCTCACCCGCGCAGGCCACAGCGTTACCGTCTTTGAACGCGACGACCGCCTCGGCGGCCTCATGCGCTACGGCGTGCCCGAGTACAAAATGGAAAACCGCTGGATCGACCGACGAATCCAACAAATGGAGGCAGAGGGCACAACTTTCCAGGTAGGCACCTCGCCGCGCGCCGCAGAGCTTGCGCTTTTCGACGCCATCCTCCTCGCCACCGGTACTCCCGTCGCCCGCGAACTCAAGGTCCCCGGAAGCGACCTCGACGGCATCCACGCAGCAATGGATTACCTCACTGCCCAGAACCGCATCAACGAGGGCGATGGCGATGAATCACCAATCAACGCCAAGGGAAAGAAAGTTGTCATCATCGGTGGCGGCGACACCGGCACCGACTGCTTCGGTACCGCCCTGCGCCAAGGTGCAGAATCCGTCACCCAGTTCGATATTCGTCCACGTGCACCATTCCAGCGCGCTGATTCCACCCCATGGCCGATGTACCCCAACCTCTTCCGCACCGCAACTGCACATGAGGAAGGCGAATACATCATCACCGGCGATGAATCAGCCGATGAAATCGCAGCATTGGGTCTTGCCGAGCGTTCCGCAGGCTCCACCCTTGGTGAGCGTAAATTCGCTGTCAACACCGTCGAATTCCACGGCACCAATGGTCACGTCACCGGCCTGACCGGCAACCAAATTCGTGTTGTCAACGGCAAGCGTGAACCAATCGAAGGCACCGAGTTTCCCTTCGAAGCTGACCTAGTCCTCATCGCCCTGGGCTTCTCAGGCGCAGAGCAAGGCGGATTGGCACACGAACTCGGCGTCGGTTTCGACGATCGCGGCCGCATCATCCGCGACTCCAATTACCGCAGCCCCACCAACTCCCGCGTGTACATCGCAGGCGATAACGGCCGCGGCCAGTCCCTCATCGTATGGGCAATCGCCGAAGGCCGCGCATGTGCCGCAGCCATCGACGCTGATCTGATGGGCGAAACCGCACTTCCAGTAGCTGTCTCCCCAACGGATGTGCCACTGGCTGTTTAATACGGGATGTATGTAAGAAACTGCCGGATTTAACCAAATCCATAGGCGTACCACGTGGAGTCTTGGACTCCACGTGGTACGCCTATTTTTTCTTAAAAACCGCTCAACATTCACGATGCCGTTAGACCCCGGGAATGAGTTAACTTCGGTTTTCAGCTTGGGCCTTTAATTGGTTATTTAGGTACTCCGGCGGGGATTGGTTGTGGGGAATTGTTCTCATTTTCTGTCGTAACAAGGTGCACTTGAGAGACTTACTTATCAAATTACTGAAACTTGAATTTAATAATGGAATTCTATTAAATTGCTCTGTTATCGAATGTCGTCGAATGCAAAATCAATGGGTCAGACCCCTGTGTCTACTTTCCAGGGGTCGGGCCCAGCCTCGCAAGGGCAGTGCCAGGATCAACCGGAAGTTGGTAATACTAGAAAGTGTGAGAACCGATTGTCCACGTGTGCACCGGTTGGCCGCTTTCTTGGTTGCGCAGATACTGTTGCAACATGGCGGCGAGACCTGCTTTTCGGGCATCTGAACCTGGCATGCTTCCGTGCGCCTCAAGTTTGTTAAGGGTGCGTAGTTGCCAGGTTGCACCATTTTGGCGGGACTTCGCGCGTTCGGTGATAATGCCCAGGTACTCGTCGATAAGGTCGTCATTAACCTCAAGGCGTTGAAGACCAATGCGAGCCTGCGGAATGAGATGCTTTTGCACGAGATCAGCGACGTTTACTTGACCAAGCGTCGGCCACGTCATTCGTGCGAACAACCCAGAACGGGCACCCGATTGAAAGTTCTTCTCTGCATCAGGGAATTGCAGGCGCGACCACACAGGACGGTTCTCCTCCGCCAGGTACTTGACCAAACCGTAGTAGAACGCGGCGTCGGCGGTGATGTCGATTGGCGTGGGACCTGCAGGTAAGAGACGGTTTTCCAGACGCAAGTGTGAGCGTTCTTCGCCGGGGGCGTAAATGGGTCGGTTCCAGCGCCACACCGTTCCATTGTGCAAATTGAGATAGTGGAGTGCAGGGGATTTACCCTTCATCATCGGCGTTCCTGATAGTGCTCGGGATTCTGCGATGAGAGGGGAGAAGTAGCGGACGTTTTCTTCAAAAAGATCAAAAACGCTGGTGATCCATCGTTCCCCAAACCACACGCGGGGGCGTACACCTTGGTTGACCAATTCGGGAGTGCGGGTGTCGATCGCTTGTTGGAAGACAAGGATACGGCTTTCATGCCATACTCGACGGCCAAGGAACAGGGGAGAATTGGCGGAAAGGGCGGCTTGTACGCCGGCAATTGCTTGCGACGCATTCCACGCCGCTGCGAACTTATTGGGGGCTAGTTGCAAGTGAAGCTGGATAGACGTGCACGTTGATTCGGGGGCTAGGTCAGCGAAATCATGGACGATCTGCTCGCGGTCTGCAATATTGATGTGGACGAGTTCACCTCGGGATTCCATCACAGCATTGCTTAGCGCACGATACCGATTTTCTTGGGTCATCCATGCCGGATCTTCGAGGAATTCTGGAGTGATGGTGGGCAGCGTGCCGATCATCGCCACGTTCACGTTCTCCGATGTGGCGGCCGCGCGCACGCGACCTAGACGCGAGGTGATGCCTTGCTCGAGGCGTCGTAAAGCATCGCCTTTAACGGATAGTGGCGGGTGGTTCATTTCAACATTAAAGTTGCCGATCTCCGATTGGTACTCATCGTCCAAATGGGAAAGCACCACGTGGCCTGCGAGGGCGGGCTGCATGTGATTATCCACGAGGTTGAGCTCAAGTTCCAAACCAATGGACCCTTGGTCCTCGAACTCAGAGTGCTGGAGGTGCCGGTCGAAGATTTCGAGGTCTTCCATGAGCAGCTGGCGGTAACGAGTGCGCTGCTGAGGTGTGTACCTGTCGGTGCTTACTGATTCGCCCATAACTTAGAGCAAACCACAAATCTGTAGTGGATGTCAGCGGAATTGATTGCGATAGGTCTGGGTGACTAGTTGGGTGCGAGATATTCCGAGATATTCCAAGCCAAAAACAAAGAGATACAAAAAGAGGGTGTGTTCCCTTCCTCAGTAAGGAAGGGAACACACCCTCTTAGACCTATTAGCGAAGCGTCAGCCAGGTGGCCGAGTTACTCATCAACTTTCATGTGGCCGGGATCCCACAGCCCGGAACGCTGGATATTCTCCAGGTTGATGTCGGCAACCTTAGGAGCGTCACCGGTGGAGTTGGTGCGCAGGCTGTAGCGCTCGATGGAACCCCAGTCGCGACCCCAGTCATTACGTAGGTAGGACGGGATTTCATACGCCCAGTTGACCGCTTCGGCTGTGCCCATTGCGCCGCCGCCCGCCCAGTCCTGGAATGGAGACAGAGTTGCCTTGCCACCGTGGTCTGGGGAGATTCGGTATTCAGGAATTTCTGTGACACCGGCGTAGTGGTCGAAGGTGCGCTGGCATGGGAACTGCAGGCCAACTGCCCAGTCAAGAAGGCCTGGGGTTTCAGATCCGATGACGTTGTTCAATGAGTCGAGGTTTGGTACGCGTGGTGGGGTCAGTGCTACCCATTGATCCTCGTCGAGGTTGACGTCGGAGGCCACGATGCGGACAACGTTTGCGTCCGCTGGGAGTTGATCCAGTGGGTAACGCAGGTTACGCCACGAAGGTTCCGGGCCGATGTCGTACATCATTGCTTCGCCGAGTTCTTCCACCTCGCCATCATCGTCTAGGCGGCCATATTCGAGCATGACGGACTGTCCGGATTGGTGAACACCGTTGATGTCATAGTGCTCAATACGTCCAGCAGCAGAGACCACAATGATGGGGGCTTCTTCGGTTGCTTCTGGGATCTCGTACCAGTCGGTGGTGATGTGTGCTGGGTTTTGGGTACCAGCGGTCCAAGAACCAACGACAGGTACTTGGGTGTAGTCCAGGTTGAAAGGCAGGCGTGCGGTGGAACCGTTGATACCTTCGG
The window above is part of the Corynebacterium deserti GIMN1.010 genome. Proteins encoded here:
- a CDS encoding glutamate synthase subunit beta, with the protein product MADPQGFLKYTRREPAHRPVPLRLMDYSEVYEKAPAGQIEEQAARCMDCGVPFCHEGCPLGNIIPEWNDLVRQGRWKEAYDRLHATNNFPEFTGRLCPAPCEGACVLGINDDSVTIKNVELEIVEKAFQEGWVQPVVASMSTGLSVAVVGSGPAGLAAAQQLTRAGHSVTVFERDDRLGGLMRYGVPEYKMENRWIDRRIQQMEAEGTTFQVGTSPRAAELALFDAILLATGTPVARELKVPGSDLDGIHAAMDYLTAQNRINEGDGDESPINAKGKKVVIIGGGDTGTDCFGTALRQGAESVTQFDIRPRAPFQRADSTPWPMYPNLFRTATAHEEGEYIITGDESADEIAALGLAERSAGSTLGERKFAVNTVEFHGTNGHVTGLTGNQIRVVNGKREPIEGTEFPFEADLVLIALGFSGAEQGGLAHELGVGFDDRGRIIRDSNYRSPTNSRVYIAGDNGRGQSLIVWAIAEGRACAAAIDADLMGETALPVAVSPTDVPLAV
- a CDS encoding glutamate-cysteine ligase family protein, producing the protein MGESVSTDRYTPQQRTRYRQLLMEDLEIFDRHLQHSEFEDQGSIGLELELNLVDNHMQPALAGHVVLSHLDDEYQSEIGNFNVEMNHPPLSVKGDALRRLEQGITSRLGRVRAAATSENVNVAMIGTLPTITPEFLEDPAWMTQENRYRALSNAVMESRGELVHINIADREQIVHDFADLAPESTCTSIQLHLQLAPNKFAAAWNASQAIAGVQAALSANSPLFLGRRVWHESRILVFQQAIDTRTPELVNQGVRPRVWFGERWITSVFDLFEENVRYFSPLIAESRALSGTPMMKGKSPALHYLNLHNGTVWRWNRPIYAPGEERSHLRLENRLLPAGPTPIDITADAAFYYGLVKYLAEENRPVWSRLQFPDAEKNFQSGARSGLFARMTWPTLGQVNVADLVQKHLIPQARIGLQRLEVNDDLIDEYLGIITERAKSRQNGATWQLRTLNKLEAHGSMPGSDARKAGLAAMLQQYLRNQESGQPVHTWTIGSHTF
- the gltB gene encoding glutamate synthase large subunit, whose translation is MKKQGLYNPVHEHDACGVAFIADIHGRPSRSIVDRALEALRNIDHRGAAGAEKNTGDGAGILMQIPDSFYREVSEIDLPEAGAYATGIAFLPRGRMAMLDAQKEIERIATQEGATVLGWRMVPYDDRELGSMAIEAMPSFAQIFLSVPGKTGEDLDRVMFFIRKRCERELGTTNGRDTVYFPSLSSRTVVYKGMLTTLQLEGFFADLSDPRLESAIAVVHSRFSTNTFPSWPLAHPYRLVAHNGEINTVRGNENWMRAREALIKSEKLGDLGSVLPICTPDGSDTARFDEALELLHLGGYSLPHAVAMMIPQAWEHNKTLSPELRAFYEYHSCLMEPWDGPAALAFTDGRFVGAVLDRNGLRPGRITITDSGLVVMASESGVLDLEEESVVKRTRVQPGRMFLVDTAEGRIVEDEEIKQKLSEAKPYGEWIRDNFVHLDRLPQTRYSYMPHSRAVLRQRVFGITEEDVDLLLLPMARQGAEAIGSMGSDTPIAAISQRPRMLYDFFAQRFAQVTNPPLDSIREKPVTSMYTLLGAQSDVLNPGPEASRRIRLESPIIDNHELATLINANAHGEWESFGAAVISGLYPVAHHGAGMRAAIARVRREVSEAIRNGKTLIVLSDRESDERMAPIPALLLTSAVHQYLVQQRTRTQCSLVIESGDAREVHHLSMLISFGADAINPYMAFETIDELRMKGQLGDLTLDEASRNYVKAATTGVLKVMSKMGIATVSSYRGAQLADITGLHQELLDHYFGGISSPISGIGLDEIAGDVEARHRSAFLPRPEENAHRELDLGGEYKWRREGEYHLFNPETIFKLQHATRSGSYEIFKDYTRKVDDQSTRLGTIRGLFEFSADRTPIPVSEVEPVSEIVKRFSTGAMSYGSISAEAHEVLAIAMNRLGGMSNSGEGGEDARRFDVEPNGDWRRSAIKQVASGRFGVTSHYLNNCTDIQIKMAQGAKPGEGGQLPPNKVYPWVAEVRITTPGVGLISPPPHHDIYSIEDLAQLIHDLKNANPRARIHVKLVAEQGVGTVAAGVSKAHADVVLISGHDGGTGASPLTSLKHAGGPWELGLAETQQTLLLNGLRDRIRVQCDGQLKTGRDVIIAALLGAEEFGFATAPLVVEGCIMMRVCHLDTCPVGIATQNPDLRAKFTGKAEHVVNFFTFIAEEVREYLAQLGFRSIDEAVGQAQVLRKRSGIPADSRAAHLDLTPIFHRPETPHFPTQDVRCTKTQEHSLEKALDNAFIDKASDTITRAAAGVDTSIVINSEISNVNRSVGTMLGSAVSRVAGANGLPDGTITLNLDGCAGNSFGAFIPRGISINLTGDANDFVGKGLSGGRIVIRPSSKTPKQLKNNPNIIAGNVLGYGATSGELFIRGQVGERFCVRNSGATAVVEGIGNHGCEYMTGGRVIVLGPVGENFGAGMSGGIAYIANSDDIEQKINGELVDVVPLTDDDLTWVDEQIARHRELTGSDSKLRAQDLVKIMPRDYQKVLTIIETAQAEGQDPAIKIMEAVS